From Methanosarcina lacustris Z-7289, one genomic window encodes:
- the iscB gene encoding RNA-guided endonuclease IscB, with product MLVFVINQNKKPLMPCKPSKARKLLQAGKAKVVRNTPFKIKLLFGSSGYTQPVIAGMDTGSKVMGCAAIANGKVLYQSEIYLRENVSKKMEQRKMYRRTRRGRKTRYRPARFDNRGNSRREGRLAPSIKSKLEAHFREKMFVESLLPVTGWKVELASFDIHKITNPEVSGVGYQEGDLKGFYNVKAYVLDRDGYTCQHCRGKSKDSRLHCHHIVFRSNHGSDAPENLITLCETCHKALHNGEFKLSGSKSKTKHATEIGIIKSQIRKSGWSFAETFGYETKYRREQVLKLIKTHYFDAVAICCRDDQNVEVEDSVFLKRNVSKGDYQQRTGKRSEKKIPTGKLFGLRKFDLVKTSKGIGFVKGKRSSGFFAISDLFGNKISDSVNVKKKCRRLSARSTTLVQMVQMTHSSPTCHFRQAGNVEEGVSC from the coding sequence ATGTTAGTTTTCGTAATCAATCAAAACAAAAAACCACTTATGCCCTGTAAACCTTCAAAAGCCAGAAAGCTACTGCAAGCAGGCAAGGCAAAAGTGGTCCGAAATACTCCATTCAAAATCAAGTTACTTTTCGGAAGCAGTGGGTATACTCAACCTGTAATTGCAGGAATGGATACCGGCTCTAAGGTAATGGGCTGTGCAGCCATTGCTAACGGAAAAGTGTTGTATCAATCCGAAATTTACCTGAGAGAAAACGTTTCGAAAAAGATGGAACAACGGAAGATGTACCGGAGAACCAGAAGAGGTAGAAAAACAAGATATAGACCTGCAAGATTTGATAACCGGGGAAATTCAAGGAGAGAAGGAAGATTGGCTCCTTCCATCAAAAGCAAACTTGAAGCTCATTTCCGGGAAAAGATGTTTGTGGAATCCCTGCTTCCTGTAACCGGGTGGAAGGTAGAACTTGCTTCCTTTGATATTCACAAAATAACAAATCCGGAGGTTTCCGGGGTTGGGTATCAGGAAGGGGACCTAAAAGGCTTCTACAATGTCAAAGCTTACGTTCTGGATCGGGACGGCTACACATGCCAGCATTGCAGGGGAAAGTCAAAGGATTCCAGGCTGCATTGCCATCATATCGTTTTCAGGTCAAACCATGGATCAGATGCACCGGAAAACCTGATAACACTCTGTGAAACCTGTCACAAAGCCCTGCACAATGGAGAATTCAAACTCTCAGGAAGCAAATCAAAAACAAAACATGCAACTGAAATCGGGATCATCAAATCCCAAATCCGGAAATCCGGCTGGAGTTTTGCAGAGACTTTCGGGTACGAAACAAAGTACAGGAGGGAGCAGGTCTTGAAGTTGATAAAAACACATTACTTTGATGCTGTTGCTATTTGTTGCAGGGACGATCAGAATGTAGAGGTAGAAGATTCGGTTTTTCTAAAAAGAAACGTTAGTAAGGGGGATTATCAGCAAAGGACAGGAAAAAGATCCGAAAAGAAAATACCTACCGGGAAACTGTTTGGGCTCAGGAAATTTGATCTTGTAAAAACAAGTAAGGGAATAGGGTTTGTTAAAGGCAAAAGATCTTCCGGATTCTTTGCTATTTCGGATCTGTTTGGAAACAAAATATCAGATAGTGTTAACGTGAAAAAAAAATGCAGGAGACTGAGTGCGAGGAGTACAACATTAGTTCAGATGGTACAGATGACGCATTCCTCCCCCACCTGCCATTTCCGGCAAGCCGGAAATGTCGAGGAAGGGGTCTCCTGCTGA
- a CDS encoding lysylphosphatidylglycerol synthase transmembrane domain-containing protein yields the protein MNWKTAGKIAITSGLMLYLISKLDLKAIYETFTQMDLAFLSFSLPFIALMYLIKAKKWQTLLNCINVQIPIRRSLEIILIGTFYGTLTPGRAGEVSRAFYIDTEKSRSIPTIIMDRVIDIVCLLALSVLSTVLFFKDRNLIYLMVLVVLLFIAGIIIITNERIITFVFKSFSQRKEHTENYIKTIREITENRKALFIVFSLTLAYYILNLIVYWIVIKSLSPALNNILTFSLPIIVILGNIPISISGFGVREFASVTIFRMLNENSAYGFSCPLVLYFLTSLSPALFGFLLTLRKKS from the coding sequence ATGAACTGGAAAACGGCAGGTAAAATTGCAATTACTTCGGGGTTAATGCTTTATCTCATAAGCAAACTCGACTTAAAGGCAATTTATGAAACCTTTACTCAAATGGATCTGGCATTTCTTTCTTTCTCACTACCATTTATTGCCCTGATGTACCTTATAAAAGCAAAAAAATGGCAGACCCTGCTTAATTGTATAAATGTTCAAATCCCTATCAGACGATCGTTAGAAATAATCTTAATAGGTACGTTCTATGGGACGCTCACCCCGGGTCGAGCCGGAGAGGTTTCAAGAGCATTTTATATTGATACCGAAAAATCGAGAAGTATCCCTACTATAATAATGGACAGGGTAATAGATATTGTCTGTCTTTTAGCACTCAGTGTTTTGTCAACAGTTCTCTTTTTTAAGGACAGGAATCTGATTTATTTAATGGTTTTAGTCGTGCTGCTTTTTATTGCTGGAATAATTATAATCACTAATGAAAGGATAATAACCTTTGTTTTCAAAAGCTTTTCTCAAAGAAAGGAACACACAGAGAATTATATAAAAACAATTAGAGAGATTACAGAGAATAGAAAAGCATTGTTTATTGTTTTTTCTTTAACCCTGGCGTATTATATATTAAATCTAATCGTATACTGGATAGTGATAAAATCCTTAAGTCCGGCTTTAAACAATATTCTTACATTTTCCCTGCCGATAATCGTAATTTTAGGCAATATTCCAATCTCGATTTCAGGGTTTGGAGTTAGAGAGTTTGCAAGTGTTACAATCTTCAGAATGTTGAACGAAAACTCAGCTTATGGATTCTCGTGCCCCTTAGTTCTGTACTTTTTAACGTCACTATCTCCTGCATTATTCGGATTTCTACTTACTTTAAGGAAAAAATCTTAA
- a CDS encoding glycosyltransferase family 4 protein — protein MKIAFVYDAIYPWVKGGAEMRIHELGKRLSSQGHDVHLFGIKWWEGRDVIRHEGMTLHGVCKARELYVNGKRSISEALVFSVKLFPYLRREKFDLIDVSVFPYLSCFTVKLVSVLKKTPAVFTWHEVWDDYWYEYMGKAGFFGKVIEKAVSKISDNNIAVSGWTEKRLEVIGVPENKITVIPNGIDLKRISGIEPEGGLASVGLEEKIYDIIFAGRLIKEKNVDVLLKAVDLLKADFQDIRCCIVGDGPEKEALVELAKKLGVSENVKFAGFQEYDALIGKIKASKVLVLPSSREGFGMVVIEAFACGVPVVTVREKYNAAQGLVEDGVDGLVVELEEREIAKAVKKMIEKSSGNKTASEAAFNKAKKYDWDEIVENLHLVYEDCIKRYES, from the coding sequence ATGAAAATCGCCTTCGTATACGATGCTATCTACCCCTGGGTCAAAGGGGGCGCAGAAATGCGCATTCATGAGCTGGGGAAGCGGCTTTCTTCACAGGGGCACGATGTGCACCTTTTCGGGATTAAATGGTGGGAAGGCAGAGACGTTATTCGGCATGAGGGCATGACCCTCCACGGCGTTTGCAAAGCAAGAGAACTCTATGTAAACGGGAAACGTTCTATTTCTGAGGCGCTTGTTTTCTCTGTGAAATTGTTTCCGTACCTCCGGCGGGAAAAATTTGACCTCATTGACGTAAGCGTATTTCCCTATTTATCCTGTTTTACCGTAAAGCTTGTCTCAGTTTTAAAAAAGACTCCGGCAGTGTTCACCTGGCATGAAGTCTGGGACGACTACTGGTACGAATATATGGGAAAGGCAGGTTTTTTCGGAAAAGTGATCGAAAAAGCGGTTTCTAAAATTTCGGACAATAATATCGCGGTTTCGGGATGGACTGAGAAGAGGCTTGAAGTCATCGGGGTCCCTGAAAATAAAATTACGGTTATCCCCAACGGGATTGATCTTAAAAGGATTTCCGGGATTGAACCGGAAGGTGGCCTGGCTTCTGTCGGGCTTGAGGAAAAAATTTATGACATTATTTTTGCCGGCCGGCTTATTAAAGAAAAAAATGTTGATGTGCTGCTTAAAGCGGTGGATCTCCTTAAAGCCGATTTTCAGGATATCAGGTGCTGCATTGTTGGCGACGGGCCTGAAAAGGAAGCTCTTGTGGAGCTTGCAAAGAAGCTGGGAGTTTCTGAAAACGTTAAGTTTGCAGGCTTTCAGGAGTACGACGCTTTGATCGGTAAAATCAAGGCTTCAAAGGTGCTCGTACTTCCTTCTTCAAGGGAAGGCTTCGGGATGGTCGTAATCGAAGCTTTTGCTTGCGGGGTGCCTGTGGTTACGGTGAGGGAGAAATACAATGCGGCACAGGGACTTGTTGAAGATGGAGTGGACGGGCTTGTTGTGGAGCTGGAAGAGAGGGAGATTGCAAAAGCCGTGAAAAAAATGATTGAGAAGAGCTCAGGGAACAAAACAGCTTCAGAAGCTGCATTTAACAAAGCTAAAAAATATGATTGGGATGAAATAGTTGAGAATCTTCATTTAGTGTATGAAGATTGTATAAAAAGATATGAAAGCTGA
- a CDS encoding IS1 family transposase (programmed frameshift): protein MGKRGPKPQFTDVACLNKDCELYGLTDQGNVVGNGTYISRGEKTRRYICRHCGKAFCDHTDTFYHDLRKAEQTIDLALKMSMKGMSIAAIADVLEVQSASVKRWLARAAEQCDKVNDTLMTNLDVPKIEMDEMWVIVKKKIVPRMEVYEDDGPWMWVAFATNCRLIVTFIIGPRKQYVADELVKLTADCLSETIPVYVTDGLDFYKVALLNQYGIRIEYPKTGKRGRPKNPEVVPPEDLKYAQVVKKRKVGKLQKVVRKVIFGEDIEQKEISTNLIERQNLTFRQDNNRVSRKTIGFSKVVKELVNQMKLYCTHFNFCREHGGLKYKDERDVECKNTPAKECGIIDSKWTLRDLLTFKCFKTSVI, encoded by the exons ATGGGTAAAAGAGGTCCAAAACCACAATTCACTGATGTTGCCTGTCTGAATAAAGACTGTGAGCTCTATGGTCTTACTGATCAAGGCAATGTTGTTGGAAATGGGACTTACATAAGCCGTGGAGAAAAAACAAGAAGATACATTTGCCGTCACTGCGGCAAAGCATTTTGCGACCATACAGACACTTTTTATCATGATCTTCGCAAAGCTGAACAAACTATCGATTTAGCTCTAAAAATGTCTATGAAAGGTATGAGTATTGCGGCCATTGCAGATGTTTTAGAGGTTCAATCAGCAAGTGTAAAACGATGGTTAGCTCGTGCAGCTGAACAATGCGATAAAGTAAATGATACTTTGATGACCAATTTAGATGTACCCAAGATAGAAATGGATGAGATGTGGGTAATAGTAA AAAAAAAAATAGTTCCTAGAATGGAAGTATATGAAGATGATGGGCCATGGATGTGGGTAGCTTTTGCAACAAATTGCAGGTTAATAGTCACTTTTATCATCGGTCCAAGAAAACAGTATGTTGCAGATGAATTAGTGAAGTTAACAGCTGATTGTCTTTCTGAGACTATACCGGTTTATGTTACAGATGGACTTGATTTTTATAAAGTAGCTCTTTTGAATCAATACGGAATACGGATCGAGTATCCGAAAACAGGGAAAAGAGGGAGACCAAAGAACCCGGAAGTTGTTCCACCTGAGGATTTGAAATATGCACAGGTAGTCAAAAAAAGAAAGGTAGGGAAGCTTCAGAAGGTTGTGAGAAAGGTCATATTTGGAGAAGACATAGAGCAAAAAGAGATATCAACAAACTTAATTGAAAGACAAAACCTAACTTTCAGGCAGGATAACAACAGGGTTTCGAGAAAAACGATAGGATTCTCGAAAGTAGTAAAAGAGTTGGTGAACCAAATGAAGCTTTACTGCACCCACTTTAACTTCTGTAGAGAACACGGGGGATTGAAGTATAAAGATGAAAGGGACGTTGAATGTAAAAATACACCTGCGAAAGAATGCGGAATTATAGATTCAAAGTGGACACTACGAGACCTTCTAACATTTAAGTGTTTTAAAACATCAGTCATATAA
- a CDS encoding glycosyltransferase family 2 protein, with amino-acid sequence MSNKPCISIIIPVHNEEENVLELYEKLYSTLSLIEKTYEIIFIDDGSTDNTFEKIESIKDCKVKVVRFQRNYGKAAALSCGFKKSKGDIVITLDGDLQDDPKEIPRFINELKKYDMVSGWKSKRQDPISKTLPSKFFNWLTRFISGVKINDFNCGYKAYNNYVVKNINIYGELHRYIPALAHWKGYTVGEIEVEHHPRIHGESKYGVERLLKGLLDLITVTFLMMYKKRPLHMFGGIGFLLGFTGVFISVYLVFLWITGVEIGNRPLFMLGILLTVIGAQFVSLGLIGELITNSRNNDDYIIKYDSYELENGR; translated from the coding sequence ATGTCCAATAAACCCTGTATTTCGATTATAATTCCAGTTCATAATGAAGAGGAAAATGTACTTGAGTTATATGAGAAATTATACAGTACCCTGTCACTGATTGAAAAAACATATGAGATAATATTTATTGATGATGGCTCTACAGATAATACCTTTGAAAAAATAGAAAGCATTAAAGATTGTAAGGTCAAAGTAGTAAGATTTCAGAGAAATTATGGGAAAGCTGCAGCTCTGTCCTGTGGATTTAAAAAATCAAAAGGAGATATTGTTATTACTCTGGATGGGGATCTGCAAGACGATCCGAAAGAGATCCCGAGATTTATAAATGAGTTAAAAAAATATGACATGGTTTCGGGCTGGAAAAGCAAAAGACAAGATCCAATTTCAAAAACTCTACCTTCAAAGTTCTTTAACTGGTTAACTCGATTCATAAGCGGGGTCAAAATCAACGACTTCAACTGTGGGTATAAAGCATACAATAACTATGTTGTAAAAAACATAAATATATATGGAGAGCTTCATCGTTACATCCCAGCACTTGCTCACTGGAAAGGTTATACTGTAGGAGAGATTGAAGTTGAGCATCATCCGAGAATACATGGAGAGTCTAAATATGGGGTCGAAAGGTTATTGAAAGGGTTACTGGACCTCATAACAGTTACATTTCTAATGATGTACAAGAAGAGGCCTCTGCATATGTTTGGAGGTATAGGATTCCTTCTTGGATTTACCGGAGTATTTATATCAGTATATTTAGTGTTTTTATGGATTACAGGAGTGGAAATCGGGAACAGGCCCCTTTTCATGCTTGGAATATTACTGACGGTCATCGGAGCCCAGTTTGTTTCCCTTGGTCTGATAGGAGAACTGATCACAAACTCGAGAAACAATGATGACTATATTATAAAGTACGATAGTTATGAACTGGAAAACGGCAGGTAA
- a CDS encoding PRC-barrel domain-containing protein, translating into MSKVFARNLLFNKQVMATDGTEIGTLSNIVVEIKGGQVIDLMVNPNSAFDVSRYKKEDNYILIPFSAVSAIKDYIIVDKMKARA; encoded by the coding sequence ATGTCTAAAGTATTTGCAAGAAACCTCCTATTCAACAAGCAGGTGATGGCTACTGACGGAACGGAGATAGGAACGCTGAGCAACATTGTAGTTGAAATCAAAGGAGGACAGGTCATTGACCTTATGGTCAACCCCAATTCCGCCTTTGATGTATCAAGATACAAAAAAGAAGATAACTATATCCTGATTCCTTTCTCTGCCGTAAGCGCCATCAAGGACTATATTATAGTAGACAAAATGAAAGCAAGGGCATGA
- a CDS encoding glycoside hydrolase family 15 protein, with translation MSGIRPLIFGNGKILICEDENGTIRDVYFPYVGLENHGNSIRVGVCDLDSLYCSWLENWKIRQRYKSDFEDYFCSRVLEISGTPEETGTEKEDMANEKMPDICMEVTSNIGETVFENPELGLKITVWETVHPSVNIFYRTYEVKNISNSPRHLRLFSNQNYRILENKIGETAVIDKQTLIHYKRDRYFLHASYPAFDQYAVGTAEWKGLEGTWKDMEDDASLSGNPVAHGSVDSTLGWTLPELKAGESTRVHFWIVLGKKYCNVLKIHKRVKAAGRSALFHHSFNFWNSFVERVSVLPEYAWMPQLPENVSKCFYRSLLTVVAHMDITGSVIASCDSDIKQFGADLYSYCWPRDAAWVCLALDRARYHHLSAEIFEFFSRTITHRGNFLHKYTPAGDFGSTWHPVPMVQIDETGLPLYALYNNWELEKSVWTTGRYYRGLVLPAANYLTKTLDRETNLPISSFDLWEERKGVHTYSACTVYAGLYGACELSRSLGDYDNAEIWGEAANRVKQAVLEKLYDKELKRFRRSLDDPTLDSSVFAVWYFGLLPPDDPKVVRTMEAIESELIRPSGGIARYLNDNYYGYMNSWIICTLWLSQWHSATGNLKRALELLEWCAAHTHPTGLMSEQVDDKGRPLSVLPLAWSHSAFVLAVLEYLQALEKREGGSCSLPEK, from the coding sequence GTGTCCGGAATTAGGCCGCTGATTTTTGGAAATGGAAAAATCCTTATTTGTGAAGATGAGAACGGGACGATAAGGGATGTCTATTTCCCATATGTAGGGCTTGAAAATCACGGTAACTCGATAAGAGTCGGTGTATGTGACCTTGATTCTCTTTACTGCAGTTGGCTTGAAAACTGGAAGATCCGGCAGAGGTATAAATCAGATTTTGAAGACTATTTCTGTAGCAGGGTTCTTGAAATCTCAGGGACGCCGGAGGAAACCGGAACCGAAAAAGAAGATATGGCTAATGAAAAAATGCCTGATATCTGTATGGAAGTTACTTCAAATATAGGGGAGACTGTATTCGAAAACCCTGAGCTTGGGCTCAAAATTACGGTCTGGGAAACCGTTCATCCGTCGGTAAACATTTTCTACAGGACCTATGAAGTAAAAAATATCTCGAATTCTCCCAGGCACCTGCGTCTTTTCTCCAACCAGAACTACCGGATCCTTGAAAACAAGATTGGAGAAACCGCTGTAATTGATAAACAGACCCTTATCCACTACAAGCGCGACCGCTATTTCCTGCATGCGAGTTACCCTGCTTTTGACCAGTATGCGGTAGGGACTGCAGAGTGGAAAGGGCTTGAAGGCACATGGAAAGACATGGAAGATGATGCAAGTCTCAGTGGAAACCCCGTAGCCCATGGCTCGGTAGATTCAACTCTAGGCTGGACCCTGCCTGAACTGAAAGCCGGAGAGTCAACAAGGGTGCATTTCTGGATTGTTTTGGGAAAAAAGTACTGCAATGTGCTCAAGATTCACAAAAGAGTAAAGGCAGCCGGAAGAAGCGCTCTTTTCCACCACAGTTTCAATTTCTGGAATTCGTTTGTCGAGAGGGTATCCGTCCTCCCTGAGTATGCCTGGATGCCGCAGCTTCCGGAAAATGTCTCAAAGTGTTTTTACCGTAGCCTCCTTACAGTTGTCGCCCACATGGATATCACGGGTTCGGTGATAGCGTCCTGTGACTCGGATATAAAGCAGTTTGGGGCAGACCTCTACTCCTACTGTTGGCCCAGAGATGCAGCCTGGGTCTGCCTTGCGCTTGATAGGGCACGGTATCACCACCTGAGTGCAGAGATCTTTGAGTTTTTCTCACGGACCATCACACATAGAGGCAACTTCCTTCACAAGTATACCCCTGCAGGAGATTTTGGGAGCACCTGGCATCCTGTGCCCATGGTCCAGATTGATGAAACAGGGCTTCCCCTTTATGCCCTCTACAATAACTGGGAGCTTGAAAAAAGTGTGTGGACTACAGGCAGGTATTACAGAGGGCTTGTCCTTCCCGCAGCCAATTATCTTACAAAAACCCTGGATAGGGAAACCAACCTTCCCATTTCAAGCTTTGACCTCTGGGAAGAGCGAAAAGGCGTGCATACCTACAGCGCCTGCACTGTCTATGCCGGTCTCTACGGAGCCTGCGAACTCTCCCGTTCCCTTGGAGATTATGACAACGCAGAAATCTGGGGGGAAGCCGCAAACCGTGTTAAGCAGGCGGTCCTGGAAAAGCTCTACGATAAGGAACTCAAGCGGTTCCGGCGTTCCCTCGACGACCCGACCCTGGACTCTTCGGTGTTTGCGGTCTGGTACTTCGGGCTTCTCCCTCCTGATGATCCCAAAGTCGTCCGCACAATGGAGGCAATTGAAAGCGAACTCATCCGACCCTCAGGCGGAATCGCCCGATATCTCAACGACAATTACTACGGTTACATGAACAGCTGGATAATCTGTACTCTCTGGTTGTCCCAGTGGCACTCTGCAACAGGGAACCTTAAAAGGGCTCTTGAACTTCTTGAGTGGTGTGCAGCTCATACCCACCCGACAGGCCTTATGTCAGAACAGGTGGACGATAAAGGTAGGCCTCTTTCTGTCCTGCCGCTGGCCTGGTCCCACTCAGCTTTTGTGCTTGCTGTGCTGGAGTATCTGCAGGCTCTTGAGAAAAGAGAAGGTGGGTCATGCAGTTTACCGGAAAAATAA
- the wrbA gene encoding NAD(P)H:quinone oxidoreductase type IV has product MVKVNIIFYSMYGHIYRMAESVAAGAREVEGAEVGIYQVPETLPEEILEKMGAIETKKLFTHIPVLTRDMYEDVLAGADALIFGTPTRYGNMTAQMRTVFDGLGGLWSQDAFVGKVGSVFTSSGTQHGGQESTILTFHVTLLHLGMIIVGLPYAEKRQTIMDEITGGSPYGASTIAGSGGSRQPSENELAMARYQGRHVTQIANKIAGK; this is encoded by the coding sequence ATGGTTAAGGTAAATATAATATTCTACAGTATGTACGGGCACATCTACAGGATGGCAGAATCTGTCGCTGCTGGAGCAAGGGAGGTTGAAGGAGCAGAGGTGGGGATTTATCAGGTACCTGAAACCCTCCCTGAGGAAATCCTGGAAAAGATGGGAGCAATAGAAACGAAAAAGCTTTTTACCCATATCCCTGTCCTTACCCGTGACATGTATGAAGATGTACTTGCTGGAGCCGATGCATTGATATTCGGAACTCCTACACGCTACGGAAATATGACTGCCCAGATGCGCACAGTTTTTGACGGGCTTGGAGGGCTGTGGAGTCAGGATGCCTTTGTAGGAAAGGTAGGAAGCGTTTTTACTTCCAGCGGAACGCAGCATGGGGGGCAGGAATCCACAATCCTCACATTTCATGTTACCTTGCTTCACCTTGGAATGATCATTGTCGGGCTTCCTTATGCTGAAAAGAGGCAGACTATAATGGATGAAATTACAGGCGGCAGCCCATATGGAGCTTCAACAATTGCGGGGTCTGGCGGAAGCCGCCAGCCATCAGAAAATGAACTTGCAATGGCCCGTTACCAGGGCAGACATGTAACTCAGATCGCAAATAAAATCGCTGGAAAATAA
- a CDS encoding glycosyltransferase family 2 protein, whose protein sequence is MPSLSIVMPSMNEEETIRICIQKAHTIFNKYDIEGEIIIADNSSDKTAEIAASMGAKVIGPIKGYGNAYLKGLAEAKGDYIAIADADNTYDLLELDKFLDPLMAGEADFIMGSRLKGEIKKGAMPWLHQYIGNPLLTGMLNFLFKTKISDAHCGMRAFTKEALEKMNLKTHGMELASEMIIEAARCKLRITEVPITYYSRKAPSKLRSFQDGWRHVRFMMLYRPVPFLYVPGAFVFILGFLITASLLLTESAAYNRLHSFILGSMLLIIGGQILATGGYMKTYGLIHGMYRDDTTGKKLLSYHSLEKELFGGSLILGSGLILGLKVTYTWICSGYGSLEEVESAVISMVLAAVGLQLIFSAIFVSVMLLEVDTDW, encoded by the coding sequence ATGCCCTCTCTTTCTATCGTAATGCCTTCTATGAATGAGGAAGAAACTATCCGTATTTGCATACAGAAAGCCCATACCATATTTAATAAATATGACATTGAGGGGGAAATAATCATTGCTGACAATTCTTCGGATAAAACCGCAGAAATTGCAGCGTCCATGGGTGCAAAGGTTATAGGCCCGATAAAGGGGTATGGGAATGCCTACCTTAAAGGGCTGGCCGAAGCGAAGGGTGATTATATTGCTATTGCAGATGCAGATAACACATATGATCTCCTTGAGCTTGATAAATTTCTGGACCCCCTTATGGCAGGAGAAGCAGATTTCATAATGGGTTCCCGGCTTAAAGGTGAAATCAAAAAAGGGGCTATGCCCTGGCTGCACCAGTATATTGGCAACCCACTCCTGACCGGCATGCTCAATTTCCTGTTCAAAACAAAAATTTCGGATGCACACTGTGGGATGAGGGCTTTTACTAAAGAAGCCCTTGAAAAAATGAACCTTAAAACTCACGGCATGGAACTTGCGTCCGAGATGATAATCGAAGCTGCAAGATGCAAGCTGAGGATTACAGAAGTCCCCATAACCTATTACTCACGCAAAGCTCCTTCCAAGCTGCGCTCGTTTCAGGACGGCTGGCGGCATGTAAGATTTATGATGCTATATCGACCAGTCCCTTTCCTTTATGTGCCCGGAGCTTTTGTGTTTATCCTGGGTTTTCTCATAACCGCTTCCCTTCTTCTCACGGAAAGCGCTGCATATAACCGGTTACACTCATTTATTTTGGGAAGCATGCTCTTAATCATTGGCGGACAAATCCTGGCTACTGGGGGATATATGAAAACCTATGGCCTGATCCACGGCATGTACCGGGATGACACAACAGGCAAGAAGTTGCTTAGTTACCATTCCCTTGAAAAAGAACTGTTCGGAGGCTCCCTTATCCTGGGCTCAGGTCTCATTCTCGGGCTGAAAGTCACCTATACCTGGATCTGTTCCGGCTATGGCTCTCTTGAAGAAGTAGAATCCGCAGTTATTTCAATGGTTCTTGCAGCAGTTGGGCTCCAGCTGATTTTTTCTGCAATCTTCGTAAGTGTAATGCTCCTCGAAGTTGATACTGATTGGTAA
- a CDS encoding class I SAM-dependent methyltransferase translates to MNKNTESGNYRKYTSKNPLMGIIISKFMTDLSETISPLEDVNSVIDIGCGEGFIINCLNRPDITGVDISKKALDIAKQKNPGCNFCTGSVYDLSFKESSFDLVIATEILEHLENPEEALQEIGRISSSYCLFSVPNEPYFRTMNFIRGKNLKRYGNDIEHVQNWSSREFVKLLETYFDVVEVKKPFPWTMVLCRK, encoded by the coding sequence ATGAATAAAAATACAGAGAGTGGGAACTATAGAAAGTATACTTCCAAAAACCCGCTTATGGGAATAATCATATCTAAATTTATGACAGATTTGAGTGAGACTATATCTCCATTAGAAGATGTAAACAGCGTTATCGATATAGGCTGCGGAGAAGGGTTCATCATCAATTGTCTCAACAGACCAGATATTACAGGTGTAGATATCTCAAAGAAAGCATTGGATATCGCAAAACAAAAAAATCCGGGCTGCAATTTTTGTACGGGAAGTGTATATGACCTATCGTTCAAAGAAAGCAGTTTTGACCTTGTAATTGCAACGGAAATCCTGGAACACCTGGAAAATCCGGAGGAAGCACTTCAGGAAATCGGACGGATATCCAGTAGTTATTGCTTATTCAGCGTCCCTAACGAACCTTATTTTCGTACAATGAACTTTATAAGGGGTAAAAACCTGAAGCGTTATGGAAATGATATTGAACATGTTCAGAACTGGAGTTCACGAGAGTTTGTGAAACTGTTAGAAACATATTTTGATGTGGTGGAAGTAAAGAAACCGTTTCCATGGACTATGGTATTATGCAGAAAATAA